Proteins encoded in a region of the uncultured Paludibaculum sp. genome:
- a CDS encoding DinB family protein: MSVAFLDECLCVLTRTPGTLDALLRDLPKAWTTATEGPGTWSPYVVMGHLIHCEKADWMPRVAMILEHGPARAFDPLDREAQLSAGQDRPLVELLDEFSALRRANLARLRALELQPEQLALHGAHPALGPVTLRQLLATWTAHDLAHLVQVTRVMAKRYKQEVGPWAEYLSVMK; encoded by the coding sequence ATGAGCGTCGCTTTTTTGGACGAATGCCTGTGTGTTCTGACACGTACGCCGGGTACGTTGGATGCGTTGTTGAGGGACTTGCCGAAAGCGTGGACGACGGCCACGGAGGGTCCGGGGACTTGGAGCCCTTACGTGGTGATGGGCCATCTGATTCACTGCGAGAAGGCGGATTGGATGCCGAGGGTGGCGATGATTCTGGAGCACGGTCCGGCGCGTGCGTTTGACCCGTTGGACCGGGAGGCGCAACTCAGCGCAGGCCAGGACAGGCCGCTGGTCGAACTGCTGGACGAGTTCAGTGCGCTGCGACGGGCGAATCTGGCGCGTCTGCGGGCGCTGGAATTACAGCCTGAGCAGTTGGCCCTGCACGGGGCGCATCCTGCGCTCGGCCCGGTGACGCTGCGACAGTTGCTGGCCACGTGGACGGCTCACGATCTGGCGCACCTCGTGCAGGTGACCCGTGTGATGGCCAAGCGGTACAAGCAGGAAGTGGGTCCGTGGGCAGAGTACCTGTCGGTGATGAAGTAG
- a CDS encoding ArsC/Spx/MgsR family protein, whose translation MAVVQIFGVKGSQATRAAERFFKERRIDIQLIDLKVKPMAAGEIRRFIQRFGLTGLLDTESKAYVDAGLKYIQQSETQLLARIEKEPKLLRLPLVRCGQTVCIGQDDAGWKAIASGA comes from the coding sequence ATGGCCGTAGTGCAGATCTTCGGAGTCAAAGGCTCGCAAGCCACCCGCGCGGCGGAGCGTTTCTTCAAGGAACGACGCATCGACATCCAGCTCATCGATTTGAAAGTGAAGCCGATGGCCGCCGGCGAGATCCGGCGCTTCATCCAGCGCTTTGGTCTCACAGGGCTTCTGGATACCGAGAGCAAGGCCTATGTGGATGCCGGTCTCAAGTATATCCAGCAGTCCGAAACACAACTGCTGGCCAGGATTGAGAAGGAGCCTAAGCTGCTGCGCCTGCCCCTGGTGCGATGCGGCCAGACGGTTTGCATCGGCCAGGACGACGCCGGATGGAAGGCCATCGCCTCCGGCGCGTGA
- a CDS encoding beta-L-arabinofuranosidase domain-containing protein, producing MKFLLVSPFLLSVLTFSPLPAQTAAQAPTTAVKNRAPLAPNAFNPLPLTAVKPSGWLRRQLEIQAGGQSGHLDEFWPSVDKASGWLGGTGESWERGPYYLDGLVPLAYLLDSPTLKAKVKPWIEWTLNSQRPDGNFGPVKNTDWWPNFVMLKVLTQYQEATGDPRVVPFMTKYFAYMSNKIDSVPLKEWAIYRWGDQELTIAWLYNRTGNLELLDLAKKVSKQGYDWKQHFAKFQYPDRVAKQQTNLSTHGVNNAMAIKTSGVWSWFSNDKSDRESIQQLFKVMDEHHLLPNGVHSCDEHYAGLSPVQGSEVCSVVEGMFSLELMTAVLGDAAFGDRLEKMAFNPLPGTFDKTMWAHQYDQQPNQVLVDIQPRNWATNGPESNLFGLEPNFGCCTANFHQGWPKFAANLWMATQDDGLAAVAYAPSVVTAVAGGASVTIDETTDYPFRDTIRLKVSADKPAAFPLVLRVPGWATGASIEVNGRPERGVQPGAYHRIARTWKTGDRVELRFPMQPRVSRWYNQSVAIDRGPLVFSLKIGEEWKKLRDKGPTADWAVRPTTAWNYGLLLDPNNPAATLKVKETPVGENPFSLETPSVVIQVKGRKIPSWTLVNGSAAPPPVSPVASSEPVEPLELIPYGSAKLRITAFPVVSR from the coding sequence ATGAAGTTCCTCCTCGTCTCGCCATTCCTCCTATCGGTTCTCACGTTTTCGCCGCTGCCGGCCCAGACGGCCGCGCAGGCTCCTACGACGGCCGTGAAGAACCGGGCTCCTCTCGCCCCGAACGCGTTCAATCCGCTTCCGCTCACGGCCGTGAAGCCTTCCGGCTGGCTGCGGCGTCAACTGGAGATCCAGGCCGGCGGGCAGAGCGGCCATCTGGACGAGTTCTGGCCTTCTGTGGACAAGGCCAGTGGCTGGCTGGGTGGTACGGGCGAAAGTTGGGAACGCGGTCCTTACTACCTGGACGGATTGGTTCCCCTGGCCTACCTGCTGGACAGCCCCACCTTGAAGGCCAAGGTGAAGCCGTGGATCGAGTGGACGCTCAACAGCCAGCGGCCCGACGGCAACTTCGGTCCGGTGAAGAACACTGACTGGTGGCCGAACTTCGTCATGCTCAAGGTCCTTACGCAGTATCAGGAGGCCACCGGCGACCCACGCGTCGTCCCCTTCATGACGAAGTACTTCGCTTACATGAGCAACAAGATCGACTCCGTTCCCCTCAAGGAATGGGCCATCTACCGCTGGGGCGATCAGGAACTGACGATCGCATGGCTCTATAACCGGACCGGTAACCTGGAGCTGTTGGATCTGGCGAAGAAGGTGAGCAAGCAGGGCTATGACTGGAAGCAGCACTTCGCGAAGTTCCAGTACCCTGACCGCGTCGCCAAGCAGCAGACCAACCTCAGCACCCACGGCGTGAACAACGCCATGGCCATCAAGACCTCCGGCGTCTGGTCGTGGTTTTCCAATGACAAGTCCGACCGCGAATCCATCCAGCAGCTCTTCAAAGTGATGGACGAGCATCACCTCTTGCCCAACGGTGTCCATAGCTGCGACGAGCACTACGCCGGGCTGAGCCCCGTGCAGGGCAGCGAAGTCTGTTCTGTCGTCGAAGGCATGTTTTCGCTGGAGCTGATGACCGCCGTTCTGGGTGATGCCGCCTTTGGAGACCGTCTGGAAAAGATGGCCTTCAATCCGCTGCCGGGCACCTTCGACAAGACCATGTGGGCGCATCAGTACGACCAGCAGCCCAATCAGGTGCTGGTCGATATCCAGCCCCGCAACTGGGCCACGAATGGCCCCGAGTCGAACCTCTTTGGACTCGAGCCGAACTTCGGCTGCTGCACCGCCAACTTCCATCAAGGCTGGCCCAAGTTCGCGGCCAACCTGTGGATGGCCACGCAGGACGATGGCCTTGCCGCCGTAGCCTACGCGCCCAGCGTTGTCACCGCCGTCGCGGGCGGTGCGTCGGTCACCATCGACGAGACTACCGACTACCCCTTCCGCGACACCATCCGGCTGAAGGTTTCCGCGGACAAGCCCGCCGCGTTCCCGCTGGTGTTGCGCGTGCCGGGCTGGGCCACCGGCGCTTCTATCGAGGTGAATGGCCGGCCCGAGCGGGGCGTTCAGCCAGGCGCCTATCACCGGATCGCCAGAACCTGGAAAACCGGCGATCGCGTGGAACTACGCTTCCCCATGCAACCGCGCGTCTCGCGCTGGTACAACCAATCGGTCGCGATCGATCGCGGGCCGCTGGTGTTCTCGCTCAAGATCGGCGAAGAGTGGAAGAAACTGCGGGACAAGGGGCCCACGGCCGACTGGGCCGTCAGACCGACCACCGCCTGGAACTATGGGCTGCTGCTCGACCCCAACAATCCCGCGGCTACGCTCAAGGTGAAGGAAACACCCGTGGGCGAGAACCCGTTCTCGCTGGAGACACCGAGCGTAGTGATTCAGGTGAAGGGGCGAAAGATCCCGTCGTGGACGCTTGTGAACGGATCGGCCGCACCGCCGCCGGTCAGCCCCGTTGCCTCCTCGGAACCGGTGGAACCGCTGGAACTGATCCCCTACGGATCGGCCAAGCTGCGGATCACGGCGTTCCCGGTCGTGAGCCGATAG
- a CDS encoding class I SAM-dependent methyltransferase, whose product MASDTYRWLARYYDHLFEFRRQFDTARESVIGPLLPEVKTACDLCCGTGTLALELASLGIEMFAVDLSPDMCRLARKKVRGTGLPVHVLEADMRSFTLPKQVDLVTCEFDALNHVPRKRDLGRVLRSVARALRPGGHFAFDVNNRRAFERVWSNTWFLEKDPVALIMHGGHRRGSDRAWSDTEWFIRSGEKWVRHHEHIEEVCWSAVEIRAAFAAAGFDQVRAWDAAPFFEDALTPPGNRTFWRARLKGEAKARASRR is encoded by the coding sequence ATGGCGTCCGACACTTACCGCTGGCTGGCCCGCTACTACGATCACCTGTTTGAGTTCCGCCGTCAGTTCGATACGGCGAGGGAGTCGGTCATCGGCCCGCTGCTGCCCGAAGTGAAGACGGCCTGCGACCTATGCTGTGGCACCGGGACGCTGGCGCTGGAACTGGCGTCCCTGGGCATCGAGATGTTCGCCGTCGATCTGTCACCTGACATGTGCAGGCTTGCTCGAAAGAAGGTGAGGGGCACGGGCCTGCCGGTGCACGTACTGGAGGCCGACATGCGCTCGTTCACGCTGCCGAAGCAGGTAGACCTGGTCACGTGCGAGTTCGACGCTCTGAATCATGTGCCGCGGAAGCGCGATCTGGGCCGGGTGTTGCGTAGCGTCGCCCGGGCCCTGCGGCCGGGCGGGCATTTCGCCTTTGACGTGAACAACCGGCGTGCGTTTGAGCGGGTCTGGTCGAACACGTGGTTTCTGGAGAAGGATCCGGTGGCGCTGATCATGCATGGCGGGCACAGGCGCGGGTCGGACCGTGCCTGGTCGGATACCGAATGGTTCATCCGTTCGGGGGAGAAGTGGGTCCGCCATCACGAGCACATCGAGGAGGTGTGCTGGTCGGCGGTGGAGATCCGGGCGGCCTTTGCCGCGGCGGGCTTCGACCAGGTGCGGGCCTGGGATGCGGCTCCATTTTTCGAGGATGCCCTGACGCCGCCGGGAAACCGGACGTTCTGGCGAGCCCGGCTGAAAGGGGAGGCAAAGGCCCGCGCGTCGCGGCGCTGA
- a CDS encoding leucine-rich repeat domain-containing protein has product MPDASRRDLNLWKKGLGQVPDWVWEQTELETLVLADNNLTEVSPRIGRMRSLRMLDLGHNKLAEVPAELGNLTDLRDFLYLHDNCLSSLPSSLERLTKLRYLNIGENALETLPACVCGMVRLIELRASDNRLTSLPESLGGLSRLRELHLRNNNLFTLPESIGALSELRQIDLRGNPLTGLPESLAALPRLDKLDLRWVTTLEPPAWLAGLEARGCAVYR; this is encoded by the coding sequence ATGCCGGATGCATCCCGAAGAGACCTGAACCTGTGGAAGAAGGGGCTTGGCCAAGTGCCGGATTGGGTATGGGAACAAACCGAACTGGAAACCCTGGTCCTCGCCGACAACAATCTGACTGAAGTCTCGCCGCGGATCGGCCGCATGCGGAGCCTGCGGATGCTCGACCTCGGCCACAACAAACTGGCCGAGGTGCCCGCCGAACTGGGCAACTTGACGGACCTCCGCGATTTCCTCTATCTCCACGACAACTGCTTGAGTTCGCTGCCTTCCTCGTTGGAGAGGCTCACGAAACTGCGCTACCTGAACATCGGCGAGAATGCGTTGGAAACCTTACCGGCGTGTGTCTGCGGCATGGTCCGGCTGATCGAGTTGAGGGCCTCGGACAACCGGCTGACGTCGCTACCGGAGTCGCTTGGCGGCCTGTCGCGGTTGCGTGAGCTTCACCTGAGGAACAACAACCTGTTCACCTTGCCGGAGTCGATTGGGGCGTTGTCGGAGCTGCGGCAGATCGACCTCCGGGGCAATCCGCTGACCGGACTGCCGGAGTCGCTCGCGGCCCTGCCACGCTTGGACAAGCTCGACCTGCGGTGGGTGACCACTCTGGAACCGCCTGCGTGGCTGGCCGGACTCGAAGCGCGCGGCTGCGCTGTCTACCGTTGA
- a CDS encoding acetylxylan esterase has translation MRTILVALLLAASAVAQDPSELNFLSNHTDFRNLRSMLPDYEKQRAFDFLDKRRSASANWSAAEIQGRKQYLREHMLRAIGGLPERTPLNARVTGVIDREDYRIEKIIFESRPHFYVTANLYLPKRGQGPYPAVLYPLGHEDGAKAHFAWQQMLVTLARNGYVGLAWDGPGQGERVQLYDPDFNASKLVSSTLEHTILGIQTLLVGDAMAQYYIWDGMRALDYLLSRPEVDPKRVACSGNSGGGTLTAYLSALDDRIQVAAPSCYITSWRRLLETIGPQDAEQCIPNWISDGLDHEDFLLAFAPKPYLQLSAMRDFFSITGARETNASATRAYDRLGAADKMSFFQADDGHGYSKPRRLAAYAWFDRWLKNTEFAGTEAEVLPLREEELYCTPTGQVATSLGGETVTSITQQRARHFKRGTATKEEIARLIDYHQSAGPLAVRPFGTLRRDGYRIEKLVYETEPGIVVPALLFLPESAGKHPGVLYVDGTGKSARLTDLESLVRAGHVVLSIDARGLGETRIASNQNGSDWFRYFGDWTSGMTAIMTGSTLTGQRAADISRGLDVLAARAEVDAERLYGVGVEAGGVPLLHAAILDPRFRKIALDRSLLSYQAVIDGRIHRGVFEQVVPGALKLYDLPDLVRMLGSRAAAVVDAVNPLGQPAPLEQARRLYPSAVRRAASDSAATLYGF, from the coding sequence ATGCGCACTATTCTCGTAGCTCTCCTCCTGGCGGCCAGCGCCGTGGCTCAGGACCCCTCGGAACTCAACTTCCTTTCCAATCACACCGACTTCCGCAATCTGCGGTCGATGCTGCCCGACTACGAGAAGCAGCGCGCCTTCGATTTCCTCGACAAGCGCCGCAGCGCGTCGGCCAACTGGTCGGCCGCCGAGATCCAGGGCCGCAAGCAATACCTGCGCGAACACATGCTGCGCGCCATCGGCGGATTGCCCGAGCGCACGCCGCTGAACGCGCGCGTCACCGGCGTCATCGATCGGGAGGACTACCGCATCGAGAAGATCATTTTCGAGAGCCGGCCGCACTTCTATGTGACGGCCAATCTCTACCTGCCCAAGCGCGGGCAGGGGCCGTACCCCGCCGTACTCTACCCACTGGGGCACGAGGATGGCGCTAAGGCTCACTTCGCCTGGCAGCAGATGCTGGTGACGCTGGCCCGCAATGGATATGTCGGTTTGGCCTGGGATGGGCCGGGGCAGGGAGAGCGGGTCCAACTCTACGATCCCGACTTCAACGCCTCCAAACTCGTCAGTTCCACGCTCGAGCACACCATCCTCGGCATCCAGACTCTGCTGGTGGGCGACGCCATGGCGCAGTACTACATCTGGGACGGCATGCGCGCGCTCGACTACCTGCTGTCGCGACCCGAGGTCGACCCCAAGCGCGTGGCCTGCAGCGGTAACTCCGGAGGCGGCACGCTCACCGCCTATCTTTCCGCGTTGGACGATCGCATCCAGGTTGCCGCGCCTTCCTGCTACATCACATCCTGGCGGCGCCTGCTGGAGACCATCGGTCCGCAGGACGCTGAGCAATGCATCCCGAACTGGATCTCCGACGGTCTCGATCACGAGGATTTCCTGCTCGCCTTTGCCCCCAAGCCTTACCTCCAGCTCTCGGCGATGCGTGACTTCTTCTCCATCACCGGCGCCCGCGAAACCAACGCCTCAGCCACGCGGGCGTATGACCGCCTGGGGGCGGCCGACAAGATGAGCTTCTTCCAGGCCGATGACGGGCACGGCTATTCGAAACCGCGGCGTCTGGCCGCCTATGCGTGGTTTGACCGCTGGCTGAAGAATACGGAATTTGCCGGCACCGAAGCCGAAGTGCTGCCGCTGCGCGAGGAGGAACTCTACTGCACCCCGACGGGCCAGGTGGCCACCTCGCTGGGCGGCGAGACCGTCACCTCGATTACGCAGCAGCGTGCCCGGCACTTCAAGCGCGGTACGGCCACGAAAGAGGAGATCGCCCGGCTCATCGACTATCACCAGTCCGCTGGTCCATTGGCCGTGCGGCCCTTCGGCACGCTGCGGCGGGATGGCTATCGCATCGAGAAGCTGGTGTATGAGACGGAGCCTGGCATCGTCGTACCGGCGCTGCTGTTTCTGCCGGAGAGCGCCGGCAAGCATCCCGGAGTGCTCTACGTGGACGGCACCGGCAAATCGGCCCGGCTCACGGACCTGGAATCGCTGGTGCGCGCAGGCCATGTCGTGCTCTCCATTGATGCCCGGGGCCTTGGTGAGACTCGGATCGCCAGCAACCAGAACGGCTCCGACTGGTTCCGCTACTTCGGAGACTGGACCAGCGGCATGACTGCCATCATGACCGGCTCCACGCTGACGGGCCAGCGCGCCGCCGACATCTCGCGGGGGCTGGATGTGCTGGCCGCGCGTGCCGAAGTAGATGCCGAGCGGCTCTACGGAGTCGGCGTGGAGGCCGGCGGAGTCCCGCTGCTGCATGCCGCGATCCTGGATCCGCGCTTCCGCAAGATCGCTTTGGACCGTTCACTGCTCTCCTACCAAGCTGTTATCGACGGACGCATCCACCGAGGCGTGTTTGAACAGGTGGTGCCCGGCGCGCTGAAACTCTACGATCTGCCTGATCTTGTCCGCATGTTGGGCTCGCGCGCGGCAGCCGTGGTCGACGCTGTGAATCCACTGGGACAACCCGCGCCGCTGGAGCAGGCCCGCCGCCTGTACCCGTCAGCCGTGCGTCGGGCTGCGTCTGATAGCGCGGCCACCCTCTATGGGTTCTAG
- a CDS encoding DUF6600 domain-containing protein, with product MATSVGFLAAQDPPGRVGRLNYRDGPVSFQPNGVDDWVEAGINRPLTTGDKIWVGDRGRAEFHIGSMALRLGEHSDFEFLNLDDQTVQIRLSEGSLTLRLRNLGPDQMVEIDTPNLAFTARQPGVYRIDANPDSQTTFVTVRDGEGEVTGDGQSFPIYARQRIAVRGADQLEYNLTSAGGADEFDQWCSSRDLREDQSQSARFVSREVPGYDDLDQYGTWANQSGYGQVWMPASVAVGWAPYQDGHWAWIAPWGWTWVDDAPWGFAPYHYGRWASFGGRWGWIPGPYRVAPTYAPAMVAWVGGGRGGSGFSMTFSSGSAPAIGWFPLAPREPYYPSYPVSQRYFTRVNTTNTVINNVTINNYYNSRNTRNSTAVYVNQRVQNGVTAVPESAFASGRRVNQYARPVTAAQVSAIHVAPGPFIVPQRTSVLGAQPESNARVVARPPAAALSRRVVARTAPPPPPVPFDRQQAALARNPGRPLQATEARQLRQNIPAPAAPVRVVDMSRVKRVQPAMHAEPRPGLQPGAPPSPVSERQNVPPGQQQGQPRDPRGQQRQQEQDAQRQLQQKQQQDARERQQQDQQQEAQRQLQLKQQQDLRGKQQRDQQQEAQRQLQQKQQQDARERQQQDQQQEARRQLQQKQQQDARERQQRDQQQEAQRQLQQKQQQDARERQQRDQQQEAQRQLQQKQQQDARERQQRDQQQEAQRQLQQKQQQDARERQQRDQQQEAQRQSQQKQQQEAQERQRKQQQEAQAQRQQKAAPPPQANKPPPKAPDAQQRPVPKKSQKPPE from the coding sequence ATGGCAACCTCAGTGGGGTTCCTGGCAGCCCAGGATCCTCCGGGCCGGGTGGGCCGCCTCAACTACCGCGATGGTCCTGTGTCGTTCCAGCCGAACGGGGTTGACGATTGGGTGGAGGCCGGCATCAACCGGCCACTGACCACCGGAGACAAGATCTGGGTGGGCGATCGTGGCCGAGCCGAGTTTCACATCGGTTCGATGGCGTTGCGCCTCGGCGAGCACTCTGATTTCGAGTTCCTGAATCTTGACGATCAGACTGTGCAGATCCGTCTGTCGGAAGGAAGCCTCACGCTCCGCCTGCGCAATCTGGGACCGGATCAGATGGTCGAGATCGACACGCCGAACCTGGCCTTCACCGCAAGGCAGCCCGGCGTATACCGCATTGACGCGAACCCCGATTCCCAGACCACCTTCGTCACGGTCCGCGATGGAGAGGGTGAAGTGACCGGCGATGGGCAGTCGTTCCCGATCTACGCCCGGCAGCGGATCGCCGTGCGGGGTGCCGATCAGCTGGAATACAACCTCACGTCCGCCGGTGGCGCCGACGAGTTCGACCAATGGTGCTCTTCGCGCGACCTCCGCGAGGATCAATCCCAATCCGCTCGCTTTGTCTCGCGCGAAGTGCCCGGCTATGACGACCTGGATCAGTACGGCACTTGGGCGAACCAGTCCGGTTATGGCCAAGTCTGGATGCCGGCCTCGGTGGCGGTGGGTTGGGCGCCCTATCAGGACGGGCACTGGGCCTGGATCGCCCCGTGGGGCTGGACTTGGGTCGACGACGCACCTTGGGGCTTCGCTCCCTATCACTACGGGCGTTGGGCGTCGTTTGGAGGCCGCTGGGGCTGGATTCCCGGGCCCTACCGTGTTGCGCCAACTTACGCGCCCGCCATGGTGGCCTGGGTGGGTGGCGGGCGCGGGGGGTCTGGCTTCAGCATGACCTTTTCCAGCGGGTCAGCCCCGGCCATCGGCTGGTTCCCCTTGGCTCCGCGCGAGCCCTACTATCCGTCCTACCCTGTCAGCCAGCGCTACTTCACCCGGGTGAACACCACCAACACGGTGATCAATAACGTCACCATCAACAACTACTACAACTCGCGGAATACCCGCAATTCCACGGCTGTCTACGTGAATCAGAGAGTGCAGAATGGCGTAACTGCGGTGCCCGAGAGCGCCTTTGCCAGTGGTCGCCGTGTGAATCAGTACGCCCGTCCAGTGACGGCTGCCCAGGTCTCGGCGATCCACGTGGCGCCGGGACCATTCATCGTTCCTCAGCGAACAAGCGTCCTGGGCGCGCAGCCGGAGTCCAACGCCCGTGTGGTAGCTCGGCCGCCTGCCGCCGCGCTCAGCCGCCGAGTTGTGGCGAGAACCGCGCCACCGCCCCCTCCAGTGCCATTCGACCGGCAGCAGGCCGCGCTGGCCCGGAATCCCGGCCGTCCTCTCCAGGCGACGGAGGCCCGCCAGCTTCGCCAGAACATCCCGGCCCCCGCTGCGCCCGTTCGCGTCGTGGATATGAGCCGGGTCAAGCGGGTGCAACCGGCGATGCACGCGGAGCCCCGTCCCGGACTACAACCCGGCGCGCCACCGTCGCCGGTCAGTGAGCGGCAGAATGTCCCTCCGGGACAGCAGCAAGGACAGCCGCGGGACCCACGAGGGCAGCAGCGGCAGCAAGAACAGGACGCCCAGCGCCAGTTGCAGCAGAAGCAACAGCAGGATGCTCGGGAGCGGCAGCAGCAAGATCAACAGCAGGAAGCTCAGCGCCAGTTGCAACTGAAGCAGCAGCAGGATCTTCGGGGGAAGCAGCAACGAGATCAACAGCAGGAGGCCCAACGGCAGTTACAGCAGAAGCAGCAGCAGGATGCTCGGGAGCGGCAGCAGCAAGATCAACAGCAAGAAGCTCGGCGCCAGCTACAGCAGAAGCAACAGCAGGATGCTCGAGAGCGCCAGCAGCGAGACCAACAGCAGGAAGCCCAGCGGCAGCTACAGCAGAAGCAGCAGCAGGATGCTCGGGAGCGGCAGCAGCGAGACCAACAGCAGGAAGCCCAGCGGCAGCTACAGCAGAAGCAGCAGCAGGACGCTCGGGAGCGCCAACAGCGGGATCAACAGCAGGAAGCCCAGCGGCAGTTACAGCAGAAGCAGCAGCAGGATGCTCGAGAGCGCCAGCAGCGAGATCAGCAGCAGGAAGCTCAGCGCCAGTCACAGCAGAAGCAGCAGCAGGAGGCCCAGGAGCGGCAGCGGAAACAGCAGCAGGAAGCGCAAGCCCAAAGGCAGCAGAAGGCAGCGCCACCGCCCCAGGCAAACAAGCCGCCACCCAAGGCGCCAGACGCCCAGCAGCGCCCGGTGCCCAAGAAGAGCCAGAAGCCGCCCGAGTAG
- a CDS encoding CRTAC1 family protein, with protein MPYSRRTFLACLGGAPMLLNRGLATPPAVAGPLFEEVPAAQSGIHWVHVNAMSPERYLPETLPPGVAFLDYDNDGWMDIFLVNTGECNFYKPSKPVCNALYHNNRDGTFTDVTGKAGLLGGHSFGMGVAVGDYNNDGFADLLVTAYGRPALYHNNGNGTFTDITEKAGLTAPEWTTSAVWFDYDNDGKLDLFLCSFVDYSVKERFGCGDNKLGRKYYCIPRVFKPTASYLYHNNGDGTFKLVSTGTDIEKALGKGLGVVATDVNNDGRMDLFQANDTVQNFLFMNRGGGKWEETALAAEVGFSSNGQARSGMGVDAADVNGDGWEDLFVANVDQEMFSLYQNNKDESFTDTAHQHGVAQSTRLLSGWGLKFFDYDNDGLTDLILSNGHPDDMIEQYSQQVKYKEPLLLFHNDGAKMRNVSASAGPAFTKSYPARGLAVGDYLNNGRLSVLVGNNGEAPLLLKNTAGEGNHWVGLKLQGITCNRDAIGARIAWSAGGVKRTRRKNSGGSYLSSHDPREVLGIGTAPKLDWVEIHWPGPSTRVERLTDVPLDQYITVVEGKGIVK; from the coding sequence ATGCCGTATAGCAGAAGAACCTTCCTGGCGTGTCTGGGTGGCGCGCCGATGCTCCTGAATCGCGGGCTGGCTACGCCTCCGGCCGTGGCCGGGCCGCTGTTCGAAGAGGTGCCGGCTGCCCAGAGTGGCATCCATTGGGTCCACGTTAATGCGATGTCGCCGGAGCGTTATCTTCCGGAAACACTGCCACCCGGGGTGGCGTTTCTCGACTACGACAACGACGGGTGGATGGACATCTTCCTGGTGAACACTGGCGAGTGCAACTTCTACAAACCCAGCAAGCCGGTGTGCAACGCGCTGTATCACAACAATCGCGACGGCACGTTCACCGATGTGACCGGGAAGGCGGGCCTGCTGGGCGGCCACTCGTTCGGGATGGGCGTGGCTGTGGGAGATTACAACAACGACGGTTTCGCCGATCTGCTGGTGACCGCCTATGGGCGGCCCGCGCTCTATCACAACAACGGCAACGGGACATTCACGGATATCACGGAGAAGGCCGGACTCACGGCTCCGGAGTGGACCACCAGTGCCGTGTGGTTTGACTACGACAACGACGGCAAACTCGACCTGTTCCTTTGCAGCTTCGTCGACTACAGCGTGAAAGAACGCTTCGGCTGTGGCGACAACAAGCTGGGGCGCAAGTATTACTGCATCCCGCGCGTGTTCAAGCCCACGGCCAGCTATCTGTATCACAACAACGGCGACGGCACGTTCAAGCTGGTGAGCACGGGTACAGACATCGAGAAGGCCCTGGGCAAGGGACTGGGCGTGGTGGCCACGGATGTGAACAACGACGGCCGGATGGACCTGTTCCAGGCCAACGACACGGTGCAGAACTTCCTATTCATGAATCGCGGGGGCGGCAAGTGGGAAGAGACGGCGCTGGCGGCGGAGGTGGGATTCAGCTCCAACGGACAGGCGCGGTCGGGCATGGGTGTGGATGCGGCCGACGTCAATGGCGACGGCTGGGAAGACCTCTTCGTGGCCAACGTCGACCAGGAGATGTTCTCGCTCTATCAGAACAACAAGGACGAGTCGTTCACCGATACGGCGCATCAGCATGGCGTGGCGCAGAGTACGCGCCTGCTGAGCGGATGGGGCCTGAAGTTCTTTGACTACGACAACGACGGGCTGACTGATCTGATCCTTTCCAACGGCCACCCGGATGACATGATCGAGCAGTATTCGCAGCAGGTGAAGTACAAAGAGCCGCTGCTGCTCTTCCACAACGATGGCGCGAAGATGCGGAACGTCAGTGCGTCGGCCGGCCCGGCCTTCACGAAGTCTTACCCGGCTCGCGGCCTGGCGGTCGGCGACTATCTGAACAACGGCCGCCTTTCGGTGCTGGTGGGCAACAACGGCGAGGCTCCGCTGCTGCTGAAGAATACGGCCGGCGAAGGAAACCACTGGGTGGGCCTGAAACTACAGGGCATCACGTGCAACCGTGATGCGATTGGCGCGCGCATCGCCTGGTCGGCCGGCGGAGTGAAGCGGACCCGCAGGAAGAACAGCGGCGGCAGTTACCTCTCGTCGCACGATCCGCGAGAAGTGCTGGGCATCGGCACTGCACCCAAACTGGACTGGGTGGAGATCCACTGGCCCGGACCGAGCACGCGCGTGGAGCGGCTCACCGATGTTCCATTGGACCAGTACATCACCGTGGTGGAAGGCAAGGGCATCGTCAAATAG